Part of the Halobaculum halobium genome, ACGCGACGTTGCCCACGCACGCGGCGACCTCCAGCGGTTCGTCGAACGCCACTGACTGGTACTCCTGGTCGGCTTGGTCGTAGAACCACACTTCGGCGTCCTGCACGGCGCCCATGGCGTTGAACCACGCCGCGTCAGCCTCGACCTCGTCTGCGAGCGATTCGATCTCCTCGCGCCAGTCGGCGCCGTTGTCCAGGCTCGCCATGTACTCGCCGGCGACCTCGACCTCGCGGTAGTTCATACGCGAGTCGTCTCGCGACCGCCAGTAAAACGTTGCCGCCGCGGCAGCCGCGTCGGTTCCCGGGCGGCCGAGGATTCAAGGCGGAAGGCGGAACCAGCCCCCTCGATGCGACGCTGAGAACCGCCGTCGGCGGCGCCGCGGGCGTGCGGCCCGACCGTCGACGTCGACCCGGGCCGGACCCGGGTTACTGGGCCGCCTGTCAGCCATTCCGGATCCGCAGCTACCGCGTCGCCGCGTCGATCGCCTGGTCGAGGTCGGCGACGATGTCCTCGGGGTTCTCGACACCGACCGACAGCCGGACCATGTCGCCGGTGACGCCCGCGGCCAACTGCTCCTCCTCGGTGAGCTGCTGGTGGGTCGTGCTCCCCGGGTGGATCACGAGCGTCTTCGCGTCGCCGACGTTCGCGACAAGCGACGCGAGTTCCGTGTTCTCGACGGTGTCGCGGGCGGCGTCGTAGCCCCCGGCGAGGCCGAAGGCGATCATCCCGCCGTAGCCGCCGTCGAGGTACTCGGAGGCCTCGGCGTGCGTCTCGTGGTCCGGCAGCCCCGGGTACGTCACCCAGTCGACCGCGGGGTGGTCTGCGAGGTGCTCGGCGACGTGTTGGGCGTTCGCGCAGTGTCGTTCCATCCGCATCGGGAGCGACTCCAGCTTCTGCATCGTCGCCCAGGCGTCGAACGGCGACTGCGCGCTGCCGAGGTCCCGCTGACCGCGGGCGATGGCGCCGTACGTGAGCGCCGCGTCGCCGAAGCGCTCGGCGAAGTTGACGCCGTGGTAGGCGGGGTTCTCCGCGCCCAACTCCGGGAAGCGATCGGCGTGTTCGCCCCACGGGAACGAGCCACCGTCGACGAGGACGCCGCCGATGGTGGAGCCCGAGCCGTGGATCCATTTAGTCGTCGACTCCCACACGAGGTCCGCGCCGTGTTCGACCGGCCGGCAGAGGTACGGCGTCGCGAACGTGTTGTCGACGAACAGCGGCGTGTCGTGCTCGTGGGCGATGTCGGCGATCCGCTCGATGTCGGGCGTCACGAGCGCGGGGTTGCCGATGGTCTCCAGGTGAACGAACGCGGTGTCCTCGTCGATGGCCTCCGCGTAGGCGTCGTAGTCGAGCGTGTCGACGAAGCGCGTTTCAACCCCTCGTCGCTCCACCGTGTGCGTGAGGTAGGTGTACGTCCCCCCGTACAGCGACGACGAGGACACGATGTTGTCGCCGGCGGACGCGAGCAGGAAGGTAGCCAGATCGAATGACGCCATCCCAGAGCTCGTCGGTACCGCGCCGACGCCGCCCTCAAGCGACGCGAGCCGGTCGCCGAGCTGCGCGACCGTCGGGTTGAGCAGGCGGCTGTAGATGTATCCTTCCTCCTCCAGCGCGAACAGCCGCGCCGCGTGGTCGGCGTCGTCGAACACGTAGGAGGTCGTCTGGTGGATCGGTGGCGCGCGCGCGCCGGTCGTCGGATCGGGATCTGCGCCCTCGTGGACGCTTCGCGTCCAGAAGCCGTAGTCGGTGTCGTTGTCGGGCATCCCGTGGACCATCGGAACCAAGCGGTATAACGACTCAGACCGTCCGGAGTTTCGCCGCCGTCGCTGACGAGTTCGAACGAGCTCCGATCGACGCCCGGCGCTCAGCCCGGAAAGAGGCTCGCGTGGACCGGCGCACGGTCCGGACCGCCCGAGTGGATCCCCGAGCCGTCGGGGTCGTCGTCTTCGCCCTCATCGCGGATGGCACGTCCGTCGACGCCGTCGCGGAGGAAGTCGCGAAGCGGCGGGCCCACCGACTCGGGCTCGACCAGGAACGCGTCGTGACCGTGGTCCGAGTCGACGACGTGGTGTGCCGTCGGCACGTCCACGTCGCCGGCGGCGTCCGCGAGCGCGCGCGACTGTTCGACGGTGAAGTGCCAGTCGCCGGTGAACGACAGCGCGAGGAGTTCGCCTTCAAACGCTGCCAGCGCCTCCGCGTCGGAGCCGTAGCCGGCGGCGAGGTCGTACTCGTCCATCGCCCGCGTCAGGTAGAGGTAGCTGTTGGCGTCGAACCGGGTGGTGAAAGAATCGGCGTTATAATCGAGGTACGATTCCACCTCACGGTACGGGAAGAACCGCCCGGTTGGGTCGGCGGGCGCGTCGTCGAAGGCGCCGCGTCCGGCGGCACGTCGGCCGAACTTGCGCCCCATCGAGGCCTTCGAGAGGTACATCACGTGACCGAGTCGTCTCGCCTGCGCGAGCCCGTCGTCGGGATTCGGCCGGTCGGCGCCGTAGTAGTCGCCGCCGTTCCAGTCCGGGTCGGTGGTGATGGCGCGCCGGGCGATGGCGTCGAGCGAGAGACATTGCGTGTCCAGCCGCCCCGCGGTCGCGACGGCGGCGACGCGCCGGACGTCGTCCGGGTAGCGCTTCGCCCAGTCGAGGGCGTTCATCCCGCCGACGCTCCCGCCGACCACGGCGTGCAGGCGGCCGACGCCGAGGCGATCCAACAGCCGGCGCTGTGCCCGCGTCCAGTCGCCGACGGTCACCGGCGGGAACTCGGTGCCCCAGGGTCCGTCGTCCGGCCCCTCGGTGGGCGGCCCCGAGGAGCCGTAGCAGGAGCCGGGGACGTTCACGCAGACGACGTAGTACTCGGTGGTGTCGATGGCCTTGCCGGGGCCGACCACGTCGTCCCACCACGCACGGGCCTGCCCGGCCGTCTGGACGCCGGTGGTCGCGGCGCCGTCGACGGCGTTGTCCTCGTCGCCCGTGTCGTCGTTCTCGCCGGTCACCGGCTCGTGGTCCTCACTCCTGGGGGCGTTCGAAACGTGTTGGCTTCCGGTGAGGGCGTGACAGACGAGCACCGCGTTATCGCCGTCGAACTCGCCGTACGCCTCGTACGCGAGTCGGAGGTCGTCGACGGACTCGCCGCACTCAAACCGGAACTCACCGACCGACTCCATCGCGGTCATCGCGTCGCCTCCGCGATGGCGGAGTCGAGGTCCGCCACGATGTCGTCCGGATCCTCGATGCCGACAGACAGGCGCAGGAGGTCCGGACTGACGCCCGCTGCACGCTGTTCCGCCTCAGCGAGCTGTGCGTGCGTGGTGCTTGCGGGATGGATGATCAGCGAGCGCGCGTCGCCGATGTTCGCGAGGAACGAGACCAACTCCACCTCCTCGCAGACGCGCTTGCCGGCCGTGAAGCCGCCTTCAAGTCCGAACACGACCATGCCGCCGAAGCCGTCGAGGTACCGGGCGGCCTCGTCGTGAGTCGGGTGCGCCTCGAATCCCGGATAGGTGACCCACGCCACGTCAGGGTGATCGTCGAGGTGTTCGGCGACGATGCGGGCGTTCTCGCAGTGTTTCTCCATCCGGATCGGCAGGGTCGAGAGCCCCTGAAGGGTCTGCCAGGCGTCGAACGGCGATTGGGTGTTGCCGAGCGTGCGGACCCCGCGGTGGCGCGCGACCTGCGCGAACGCCCGCTCGCCGAACCGCTCGGCGAAGTCGACATCGAAGGCGGGATTCTCGCCCGCGACCTCGGGGTAGTCCGCGTCCGGGTGATCCCACGGGAAGGTGCCGCCGTCGACGAGGACGCCGCCGACGGTGGTACCGGCGCCGTGGACCCACTTCGTCGTCGAGTTCCAGACGATGTCGGCACCGTGCTCGATGGGGTTGCACAGCGCCGGCGTGCCGAAGGTGTTGTCGACGACGAGCGGGACCGCGTGGTCGTGGGCGATCTCGGCGATCCGCTCGAGGTCCGGCGTGACGAGCGACGGATTCGCCAGCGTCTCGACGTGGACGAACGCGGTGTCTTCGTCGACGGCGGCTGCGTACGCGTCGGCGTCGGTGGTCTCGACGGTCCGAAGGTCGACGCCGCGGCGCGAGGCCATGTGCGCGAGGTAGGTGCTCGTCCCCCCGTACATGTCCGCGCTGGCGACGACGGTGTCGCCGGCGCGTGCGAGCAGACTCGTCGCGGTGTCGATGGCCGCCATCCCGGACGCGGTGGCGACGGCGTCGACGCCGCCTTCCAGGTCCGCGAGACGCCGCTCCAGTACCCGGGTCGTTGGATTGGAGATGCGGGTGTAGACGTCGCCCTCGCGGTCGAGCGCGTACAGATCGGCGGCGGTGTCGGCGTCGGGGAACGCGTAGGAGGTCGTCTGGTAAATCGGGGGCGCTCGTGCGCCAGTTGCGGGGTCGCCGTCCCACCCGGAGTGGAGCGCACGGGTACGCGCCCCGCGCCCGGCCGACCCGTCTCCGTCGGCCGACCGCGGCGCGCCGGCATCGACGTCGTCAGTCATGTACTCCAAGCATATTCACACACACGGATATGCGCGCGAGTTACGGCAACGTCTGCCGGTCGACGGATAGACTCCCAAAGCCTAAAGCGGAAACCGGGGGAAGCGGGCGGTACATGGCCGCCATCGAGTTGGAGGGCGTCACGAAGCGGTACGGCGACGTAACGGCCGTCCGCGACCTCGACCTCACCGTCGAGGAGGGCGAAGTGTTCGGCTTCCTCGGCCCCAACGGGGCGGGCAAGTCGACGACGATCAACATGCTGCTCGATTTCGTGCGTCCCACGAGCGGGAGCGTTCGGGTGCTCTCTCGCGACGCGCAGGCGGAGTCCGTGGAGGTTCGCCGGCACACCGGCGTCCTCCCGGAGGGGTACGACGTGTACGAGCGGCTCACCGGTCGCCAGCACGTCGACTTCGCGATGCGCTCGAAGGAGATCGACGGCGACGTGGACGCGGTTCTCGAACGCGTCGGCATCGCCGACGCGGCGGACCGCCGCGCCGGAGGGTACTCCAAGGGGATGCGCCAGCGCCTCGTCCTCGGCATGGCGCTCGTCGGCGACCCGGACATCCTGATCCTCGACGAACCGTCCTCTGGACTGGACCCCGCAGGCGCCAAAGAGATGCGCGAGATCGTCCGTGCGGAGGCCGAGCGGGGGACGACGGTGTTTTTCTCCAGCCACGTGCTCGGGCAAGTCGAATCCGTCTGCGACCGCGTCGGCATCATGCGCGAGGGGGAACTCGTCGCCGAGGACTCCATCGAGGGGCTGCGCGAGGCCGTCGGCGGCGAGGAACAGCTCGTCGTCACCGTCGACGCCGCCAGCGAGGAAGACGTCGAAGCCGTCCGTGCGCTGGCGGGCGTCTCCTCGGCCGCGACCGACGGCGGCACCGTCACCGTCTCCTGTGAGAGCGACGCGAAGACACAGGTGATCGGGGCGTTAGAGGACGCCGGCGTCACGGTGAAAGACTTCTCGACGCAGGAGGCGAGTCTGGAGGACCTCTTCCTCACGTACGCGGGAGACAGCGATCATCCGAAGACCGTCGACGGCGACGCCGCGAACACGGAGGTGGCCGAATGAGTCTGGAAGCGGTCGCGCGCAAGGACTTCCAGGACGCCGTCCGATCGCGGTGGCTCCTGGGACTGACGGCGTTTTTCGTCCTGCTCGTCTCGGTGGTCGTCTACCTCGTCCGGCCGGGAGCGGGCCAGACGCTCTCGACGAGCGCGCTTCTCGGCTCGATCTTCATCCGGGACGCCCTCGTCACGACGCTCATCCCCCTCATCGCGCTGGTCGTCTCGTACAACGCGGTCGTCGGCGAGCGCGAGACGGGGTCGTTGAAGCTGCTGCTCGCGCTGCCGCACTCGCGGGCGGACGTGGTGTTTGGGAAGGTCGCCGGCCGCGCCGGGGCCATCGCGGTCCCCGTCTCGATCGGCTTCCTGCTGCCGGCGCTGGTGGCCGCGATCGGGCCGCTGTCGCTGCAGGTCGGGACGTTCTTCGGCTACATCCTGCTGACGCTGCTGCTGTCGGCGGCGTTCGTCGCCATCGCGGTCGGCTTCTCGGCGGCGGTGTCGTCGAATCGCCTCGCGATCGGCGGCGCGGTCGGACTGTACTTCTTGTTCGTCCCGCTGTGGGGGGCGATCCAGTTCCCGCTGCGGCTCTACCTCGGCACGGGCGGCCCCGGTTGGCTGCCGATCGCGGGGTCGGAGCTGCTGCGGCTGCTACGGCTGATCAATCCCACGGGCTCGTTCAAGATCGTCTCCGGCGAGTTCGTGAGCAGCACCCTGTTCGCCGCCGGGCAGGCCGGCACCGAGGCGGCCGGGCAGTACGCGACACAGATGGAGATCGCGGCGTTCGCGATGCTGGGCGCGTGGCTGCTGGTGCCGCCGCTGCTGGGGCTGTGGCGGTTCGAAGGCGCGGATCTGTAGACTCTCCTCGACCGTAGATCCGCTCTCGCTGTTCTTGACGTTCTCGTCGTTGTTGTCACTCTCGTCGCTCTCGCGGTCTTGGCATCGGCCAAGTGACCGCGCTGTCGCCCGCGAACCTGCCAGCGTTCCCGACTCGCGCGGCTCGCTGCGCTCTTCGCGCACTCCGTTCGCCGTCCGGTATCGCGGTCTCCCGCTGGTCGACCGCACACCGCTCGCGTGACCGGCGGTCGGCCGGCACGCGCAACCGCAGATAGTCAGCCCTCCTCGTCGGGCGGCCACTCGATCCCGTGATCCGCGAGCAACTCGGCGAACTCCCCCTCGTCCAGTTCGGGCACGTCGTTCGCCTCGGCGTCCTCGCGCTTGCTCGTCCCCGGCGAGTCGCCGGCGACGAGGTAATCGGTGTTGCCCGAGACCGACGAGGTCGCGTTCGCGCCGTGCGTCTCCACGAGCCCTTGCGCGAGGCTGCGGGCGGTCGACAGCGAGCCCGTGAACACGAACGTGAGCCCCTCGAGCGCGTCGCCCGTCTCGGTGTCGTCGGACTGCGGGTTGACGTGGTCGAGCAGGTCGTCGATGACGCGGGCGTTCTGCTCGGTCTCGAAGAAGTCGCGCACGGTGCGCGCGACCGTCTCGCCGATGTCGTCGACCTCCACCAACTCCGCCTCGCCGGCGCGCCTGACGGCCTCGAAGGTCCCGAAGTGACGCGCGAGGTTCCGGGCCGTCGCGGCGCCGATCTCGTGGATGCCCAGCGCGGCGAGGAAGTCCGCCAGTTCCGGCTCGGTGCTGGCCTCGATCTCGCGGATCAGGTTGTCCGCGCTCGTCTCGCCCCACCCCTCTAGGGCCGCGAGGTCCTCGCGACGGTCGGGCAGCCGGTACAGATCGGGGAGCGTCTCGACCAGTCCAGCCTCGCGCAGTTGCTCGACCGACTCCTCGCCGAGTCCTTCGATGTCGAGGCCGCCGCGGCTGGCGTAGTGAACGACCGCGCGCTCGGCCTGCGCGGGGCACGCGAGGCCGTTCGGACAGAAGGCGAGCGGTCCGTCCCGCTCCACGTCGCTGCCGCAGGCGGGACACTGCTCGGGGAACTCGTAGGAACGGTCGGTGTGAGACTCAACGACTTCCGCGACCTGCGGGATCACGTCGCCGGCGCGCTTCACGCGCACCTCGTCGCCGACGTTCACGCCCAGCGACGCGATCTCCTCGGGGTTGTGCAGCGTCGCACGCGACACCGTCACCCCGCCCACGTCGACCGGATCGAGCAGGGCGACGGGAGTCAGGCGGCCGGTCCGGCCGACCTGCACGACGACGTCTTCCACCGTCGTCACCTCGTGGCGCGCGGGGAACTTGTACGCGAACGCCCAGCGGTAGCTCCGCGATTTCGTCCCGAGTTCCTCGCGGTCGGTGCGATCGTTCACCTTGATCACGACGCCGTCGATCTCGTAGTTCAGGCCCTCGCGCTCCTCGGCGAGGCGGTCGCGGTAGTCGATCGCCGCCTCGATGTCCGCGGCGAGTTCGTCCCGGTCGTTCACGTGCAGGCCGAACGAGCGCAGGGCATCCAGTTCCCCGAGGTGGTCGTCCGGGCGCGAGCGCACGCCCGGATCGCCGGCGTCGGCATCGCCCGAGTCACCCTCCTCCCACCCGAGCACGTCGTAGAAGAAGCAGTCGAGCGGGCGTTCGGCGACGGCGTCGATGTCGAGCTGTCGGAGGGTCCCCGCGGCCGCGTTGCGGGGATTCGCGAACGGCTCTTTCCCCGTCTCGATGCGCTCGCGGTTGTGCGCTTGAAATGCGTCTCGGGGGATGAATACCTCCCCGCGGACCGCCAGCGTCTCAGGAGGGTCACCCGCCAGGCGCTCGGGCACCGAGCGGATCGTCCGCACCTGTTCGGTCACGTCGTCGCCGACGCGGCCGTCGCCCCGGGTTGCGGCCTGCACGTACCGGCCGTCCTCGTACACCACCTCGACGGACAGCCCGTCGAACTTCGGCTCGCAGGAGTACCCGAGGTCGGCGTCGGCGCCCAGATCTCGGCGAACGCGCTCGTCGAACTCGCGTACGTCCGCGGCCTCGCCCGACTGGTCGATGGAGAGCATCGGCGCGGCGTGTTCGACCTCGCCGAGTTCGTCGAGTGTGCCGCCGGCGACGCGCCGCGTGGGGGTATCCGCCACGGCCAGATCGAAAGCCTCCTCCAACTCCGCCAGTCGCGCGAACAGCGCGTCGTACGTGCGGTCGGCGATCAGCGGGTCGCTGCGGGCGTAGTACCGGTGATCGTGTTCGCGGACTGCCGCCCGAAGCAGGGTCGCCTCCGCGGCGGCCGCCTCGGCGTCGAGGTCGTCGGGGGCGACGAAGTCCGTGTCCGGATTGGTCAGGTATGGGTTGTCCGGGTCGGCGTAGCGGAGGTCGTCGGCGTCGACCTCGGCTGGCGTGCTCATTAGCGGCGGTTAGGACGCGGCTCGCGTGAATCCATCGGACGAGCCACGACCGGCGGCGATCCCCGTTGTCGTCACGTCTCGCGGCCGTTTCGTTATCAGTGGAAATATTTTGCCACGTAGGCTTTTGTGACGATCCGACCTTCCGCTCTCTATGAGCCATACAGGGGGGACCCAAGAGACCGGACCGGGCGTTGTGGGACGGTTCAGCGCTCGGATCGAGGAAGTAATCAGGTACACGCCGGCCGGCGACACGATCCCGGACGAGCAGTGGCGCACTCGCCACCGCACCATCCTGATCGCGCTGGTCGTACACATCCCGTTTTTGACCGCGCTGGGATTGTACGAGGGGACCGAATCGCTCGTCACGGGCGCGACGATCCCGGGAACGACGACGTGGATGGTGGCCGCGCAGGTCGCGGTGCTCGGGGGGCTGGCGGCGCTGTCGAACTGGTCGCGGCTCGACCGCCGGACCCGGACGGCGCTGTCGTCGCTGGGACTGATGGTGAGTTCGGGCTTCCTCGTCCGGTTCTCCGGTGGCTACATCGAGGCGCACTTTCACTTCTTCGTCGTCATGGCGGTCGTCGCTCTCTACGAGGACTGGGTGCCGTTCGCGCTGGGGCTGGTCTACGTGTCGGGCAGCCACGTCGTGTTCTCGCTGATCGATCCGACGACCGTCTACAACCACCAGGCGGCGATCCAGAACCCGTGGGTCTGGGCGGGGATCCACGCTGCGTTCATCCTCATGCTCGCGGCGGCGCTGATGCGCAACTGGTTCTCGATCGAGAAGTCGCGCGAGGAGGCGGCCGAGCGGATGGCGGCGGTCGAACGACAGAAGTCGCAGGTCCGCGACGCCGAGGAGGCGATGGCCGAGGCCCGAGAGCGTCGCGCGGAGGTCGAGCAGCTGAACGAGGTGCTCGAACGGAAGGCGGACGCCTACAGCGCGCGGATGGCCCGCGCCGCCGACGGGGAGTTGACCGTCCGCGTCGACGCCGAGAGCGACAGCGAGGCGATGGCCGAGATCGGCGTCGCGTTCAACGAGATGATGGACGAGATGGAAGCGGCCGTGCGTCAGGTCAAGGCCGTCTCACAGACGGTCGGAACCGCGAGCGGACAGGCGTCCACGGGCGTGACCGAGGCGACGCGCGCCGCCGACCGGATGAGCGAGGCGACCGACGAGATCGCCGACAGCGCCGAGGAGCAGCGCGGCCTGCTGGAGGAAGTCGCCGGCGAAATGAACACGCTCTCGGCGACGATCGAGGAGGTGGCCTCCTCCGCCGAGTCGGTCGCGGAGACGTCAAAGGAGACCGCTCGGATCGCCGAGTCGAGCGAGACGGCCGCCGACGAGGCGATCGAGCGCATGGACGAGGTCGAGGAGACGATCGACACCACCGTCGACAACGTCCAGTCGCTCGACGAGCAGATGGACGAGATCGGCGAGATCGTCGACCTCATCGGCGACATCGCGGATCAGACGAACCTGCTGGCGCTCAACGCGTCCATCGAGGCGGCGCGCGCAGGCGGTGGCGGCAGCGGCGACAGCAACGGGTTCACCGTCGTCGCCGACGAGGTGAAGCAGCTCGCCGAGGAGACCCAGGAGGCGGCCACCGAGATCGAGGCGCTGATCGAGCGGACGCAGTCCCGCACCGACGCCACGGTCGACGAGGTCCGCGAGGCCGAAGAACACATCACAGAGAGCGCGGCCGCCGTCGAGGAGGTGTCCGCGTCGCTCTCGACGGTCGCGGCGAACACCGAGGAGACGAACCACGGCGTCCAAGAGATCAGCAGCGCGACCGAAGACCAGGCGGCCAGCACCGAGGAGGCGGTCGCGATGATCGAGCCGGTGACGGAGATCAGCCGCCAGACGGCCGAAAGTGCCGAGGAGACCGCAGCGACCGCCGAGAACCAGACGGAGTCGATGGCGGCCGTCTCCGCCGAGACGGAGTCGCTGTCGGCGCAGGCGGACCACCTCAGCGACCTGCTCGGGGAGTTCGAGGTGGACGCTGTCGACGACGCGCCCGATTCTGGACCGGCGGGCGGCGATGCCGGCGCGGTGGGCGGTGACCGTGGACCCGCGGGCGGCAACGACGCCGCACGGGTCGCGATCGAGGACGGTGGAACGACCGACGGGGACGCCGATTTCGAGTTCGGATCGGCGCCGGAGTCCGAGTCGGAGGCGCATTCGAACCGGTAGTTTCGGGCCCGCCGAACTCTGTTCACGCCCGCGAATCTCGATCCCCGCCCGGCGTTACTCTTCGCTCGCGTCGCCGACCAGGATCCCCTCGTTCTCGAACAGTTCCGCGAGTTCGAACATCGACTCGACCACGACGTCACACGCCGGCTCGACCGCTGGCTTGGGCTCGTAGCCGACCGCCAGCCCCGCGACCTCCAGCATCGGGAGGTCGTTGGCGCCGTCGCCGACCGCGACGGTTCGCGTCATCGGCACGCCCTGCTCGCCGGCGACGCGCTCCAACTGCTCGTCTTTCGTCCCCTCGATCAGCGGGCCCTCCACGTCGCCGGTGAGGCGCCCGCCCTGGATCGGCAGGCGGTTGGCGACGATTTCGTCGACCTCCGCGTCCGCCTTCTCCAGCGCGGCGGCGACGCCGCGCTCGAAGCCGCCGGTGAAGATGACGACGTAGTGGCCGCGGTCGCGGAGGCGCTCGATCACGTCGGCGGCGCCCTCACGCAGCGCCACCTCGCCGTAGGCCGCCTCGGCGTCCTCCTCCTCCAGGTGCTCGAGGAGGGCGGCGCGCTTGCGGAGGCTCTCCGCGTAGCTGAGTTCGTCGTTCATCGCCCGCGCGGTGATGTCGGCCATCTCGTCGGCGACGCCGCACTGCTCGCCGAGCAGCACCGTCATCTCCGAGTCCGAGAGCGTCCCGTCGAAGTCGAACGCCACGAGTCGCGTCATGGCTCCCGGTTCGGCGGCCGGGGCTTCAACTCCCCGGGTTTGGTGGGTCGCCCCACCCCCGGTGACGATGCGATCGGTTCACAGTCCCGGGTGTGACCGACTCCCCGTCGAGGCGGGTCCGTCGGCGCCGTCGAGCGCGCCGCCCCTGCGTCGGGGCGACCCGCCCGCCCCACCAACCGTGCCGACGGTACACCAGCGTGCATTCTCCACCCGAAACGTGGGGGTTGACTATCCAAAGACGTGGACAGTTCCGCCGGGCGAGTTCCGCCGAGGTGGAAAGCCTTTACCTCGCGCCGAAACTCCGGTCGCGCATGAAGGTACTCGTCACGGACCCCGTCGCGGACGCGGGGATCGAGACGCTCCGAGACGCCGGCCACGAGGTCGTCACGGGCTACGAACTGGAGGGGCGGGACCTCCTCGACGCCGTCGCCGACGCGAACGCGCTGATCGTCCGCTCCGGGACCGAGGTGACCGCCGAGGTGTTCGAGGCGGCTCCCGACCTCGTCATCGTCGGGCGCGCGGGCATC contains:
- the serB gene encoding phosphoserine phosphatase SerB, translated to MTRLVAFDFDGTLSDSEMTVLLGEQCGVADEMADITARAMNDELSYAESLRKRAALLEHLEEEDAEAAYGEVALREGAADVIERLRDRGHYVVIFTGGFERGVAAALEKADAEVDEIVANRLPIQGGRLTGDVEGPLIEGTKDEQLERVAGEQGVPMTRTVAVGDGANDLPMLEVAGLAVGYEPKPAVEPACDVVVESMFELAELFENEGILVGDASEE
- a CDS encoding methyl-accepting chemotaxis protein, with the protein product MSHTGGTQETGPGVVGRFSARIEEVIRYTPAGDTIPDEQWRTRHRTILIALVVHIPFLTALGLYEGTESLVTGATIPGTTTWMVAAQVAVLGGLAALSNWSRLDRRTRTALSSLGLMVSSGFLVRFSGGYIEAHFHFFVVMAVVALYEDWVPFALGLVYVSGSHVVFSLIDPTTVYNHQAAIQNPWVWAGIHAAFILMLAAALMRNWFSIEKSREEAAERMAAVERQKSQVRDAEEAMAEARERRAEVEQLNEVLERKADAYSARMARAADGELTVRVDAESDSEAMAEIGVAFNEMMDEMEAAVRQVKAVSQTVGTASGQASTGVTEATRAADRMSEATDEIADSAEEQRGLLEEVAGEMNTLSATIEEVASSAESVAETSKETARIAESSETAADEAIERMDEVEETIDTTVDNVQSLDEQMDEIGEIVDLIGDIADQTNLLALNASIEAARAGGGGSGDSNGFTVVADEVKQLAEETQEAATEIEALIERTQSRTDATVDEVREAEEHITESAAAVEEVSASLSTVAANTEETNHGVQEISSATEDQAASTEEAVAMIEPVTEISRQTAESAEETAATAENQTESMAAVSAETESLSAQADHLSDLLGEFEVDAVDDAPDSGPAGGDAGAVGGDRGPAGGNDAARVAIEDGGTTDGDADFEFGSAPESESEAHSNR